A stretch of DNA from Pirellulales bacterium:
TGATCGAGAACAACTTTCCCAATCCCGCGTTGTACGAACTGGCGGGCACGGCGGCCTTTGCGCTGAACGACTTCGACGCGGCGGAAAAGTACTTCAAACTGGCCGAAGAAAACAAGGCGCTCGGCGAGCAGGGCAAGCTGTATCAGGGGGAGATTCCCGCCTATCGCGAGATGTGGGCCAAGGAGCAAGAACTGCGCGCCGCGGAGGCCAAGGCCGACGACCTGCCGCGCGTGCTGCTGAAGACGACGCAGGGAGACATTGTGCTGGAACTGTTCGAGAACGAAGCTCCTAACTCAGTGGCCAACTTCATCCATTTGGTGGAGAAGGGCTATTACAACAACCTGAGCTTCCATCGCGTCATCCACGGCTTCATGGCCCAAGGAGGCGATCCCAAGGGAGACGGTTCGGGCGGCCCCGGCTACACCATCGCCTGCGAGTGCTTTGAGCCGAATCACCGCAATCACTTCGCCGGCACGCTCAGCATGGCGCATGCCGGGCGCGACACGGGCGGCTCGCAGTTTTTTCTTACCTTTCGGCCGACACCGCATCTCAATCCGTCGGCCGACATGAAGAGCGGACACACCGTGTTTGGCCGCGTGATCGAGGGGTATGACAATCTGGTGAAGCTCAAGACCGCCGATCCGCAAAAGCCGGGCAAGCCAGACAAGATTCTGGAGGCCAAGGTGCTGCGCAAGCGCGAGCACGAGTACACGCCCCAGACCAAGCCGGACGCTGCCTGATCGAGCGTATTTCCATTAGCTTCCCCACAACGCCGTGCGGTCGAACCTGACCGGCACGGCGTTGTTGTTGGATCGCGGCATTTTGAGCGATTAACCGCGCGCCGGTCCGGTATCATGCGGTGATGAGCACGAGCGTTTACGATTTTGATGTGGTGGTGGTCGGCGCCGGTCATGC
This window harbors:
- a CDS encoding peptidylprolyl isomerase, producing MWAKEQELRAAEAKADDLPRVLLKTTQGDIVLELFENEAPNSVANFIHLVEKGYYNNLSFHRVIHGFMAQGGDPKGDGSGGPGYTIACECFEPNHRNHFAGTLSMAHAGRDTGGSQFFLTFRPTPHLNPSADMKSGHTVFGRVIEGYDNLVKLKTADPQKPGKPDKILEAKVLRKREHEYTPQTKPDAA